In one window of Streptomyces griseus subsp. griseus DNA:
- a CDS encoding NAD(P)/FAD-dependent oxidoreductase encodes MAPAAMRTAAQSLSGAKPVPYWLDDPARPDALPALTGDEHADLLVVGGGYSGLWTALIAKERDPGRDVVLIEGHEVGWAASGRNGGFCAASLTHGLANGVERWPDEIAKLGELGERNLDAIEEAVARYGIDCEFERTGEIDVATEPHQLEELREWHQEIVALGITGVDFLDRDALRAQVDSPTFLGGLWDRNGVAMLHPAKLAWGLKRVCRELGVRIYEHTRGLDLVRSGPGMAVRTPYGRVFARRVALGTNIFPSLVKRVRPYTVPVYDYALMTEPLTPEQLESIGWKGRQGLGDSANQFHYFRLSADNRILWGGYDAIYPYGGKLSADLDQRPETFLKLAEQFFGCFPQLSGLNFTHAWGGAIDTCSRFTAFFGTAHQGRVAYAAGYTGLGVGSTRFGADVMLDLLAGGETERTRLEMVRSKPMPFPPEPFAWAGIEITKRSLARADSDGGHRNLWLRTMDKLGLGFDS; translated from the coding sequence ATGGCCCCAGCTGCCATGCGTACCGCCGCACAATCCCTCTCCGGCGCCAAGCCGGTCCCCTACTGGCTGGACGACCCGGCCAGACCCGATGCGCTGCCCGCCCTCACCGGCGACGAGCACGCCGACCTCCTCGTCGTCGGCGGCGGCTACAGCGGGCTGTGGACCGCGCTCATCGCCAAGGAGCGCGACCCCGGCCGGGACGTCGTCCTCATCGAGGGGCACGAGGTGGGCTGGGCCGCCTCGGGCCGCAACGGCGGCTTCTGCGCCGCCTCCCTCACCCACGGCCTGGCCAACGGCGTGGAGCGGTGGCCGGACGAGATCGCGAAGCTGGGGGAGCTTGGGGAGCGGAACCTCGACGCCATCGAGGAGGCCGTCGCCCGCTACGGAATCGACTGCGAGTTCGAGCGGACCGGCGAGATCGATGTCGCCACCGAGCCCCACCAGCTCGAAGAGCTGCGGGAATGGCACCAGGAGATCGTCGCGCTCGGCATCACCGGCGTGGACTTCCTGGACCGCGACGCCCTGCGCGCCCAGGTCGACTCACCCACCTTCCTCGGCGGCCTCTGGGACCGCAACGGCGTCGCGATGCTGCACCCGGCCAAGCTCGCCTGGGGCCTGAAGCGGGTCTGCCGGGAGCTGGGCGTACGGATCTACGAGCACACCCGGGGCCTCGACCTCGTGCGCTCCGGCCCGGGGATGGCGGTGCGTACGCCGTACGGGAGGGTCTTCGCCCGCCGGGTCGCGCTCGGCACCAACATCTTCCCGTCGCTCGTCAAGCGGGTCCGCCCGTACACCGTGCCGGTCTACGACTATGCGCTGATGACCGAACCGCTCACGCCCGAGCAGTTGGAATCCATCGGCTGGAAGGGGCGCCAGGGGCTCGGCGACAGCGCGAACCAGTTCCATTACTTCCGGCTCTCCGCCGACAACCGGATCCTGTGGGGCGGATACGACGCGATCTATCCGTACGGCGGAAAGCTCAGCGCCGATCTGGACCAGCGGCCGGAGACGTTCCTGAAGCTCGCGGAGCAGTTCTTCGGCTGTTTTCCGCAGCTTTCCGGACTGAATTTCACGCACGCCTGGGGCGGTGCGATCGACACCTGTTCCCGCTTCACGGCATTCTTCGGAACGGCCCATCAGGGACGGGTCGCCTACGCCGCCGGATATACGGGTCTCGGCGTCGGCTCCACCCGTTTCGGGGCCGATGTGATGCTGGATCTGCTCGCCGGCGGGGAGACCGAGCGGACCCGGCTGGAGATGGTCCGCTCGAAGCCGATGCCGTTCCCGCCGGAGCCGTTCGCCTGGGCCGGGATCGAGATCACCAAGCGGTCCCTCGCCCGCGCCGACAGCGACGGCGGGCACCGCAATCTCTGGCTGAGGACCATGGACAAGCTGGGGCTGGGCTTCGACAGCTGA